In one Chitinophaga sancti genomic region, the following are encoded:
- a CDS encoding DUF5123 domain-containing protein, whose protein sequence is MRYVIFFLFISLLACKKKEDELNLSRQFMPSGDIAVSTADTLATLSWKAALFTTGTAVTYTVAISNDSTFATTAHTFTTDTTGIRISDHYLVARKKYYARVRTDGKDTASSSKWVYSKSFTITGEQLLLPVADSNLIDKSVILLWKSTAGLTKLVFTTGGVVRTVGLSAGQSIAGRLQVDSLQPLTTYTVEIFKEDVSKGILTFTTKAGVASGPNVIDLTGIAGVPSVLQDTLPKVGAGSIIILKRGETYNIDIATEIGKTVSFVSENSFNTQLPLIYFTNNFNVTAGSVIDSVVFRGLTLRSNDYAARYVINASNVATIGKILFENCHVEIFRGVVRLQTSASGGTQVSDFVVNNFVVDSISNYGVVNVDNVACAVQHITIQNSTLYKLEKVVTSKQNSNSIVLSNCTFNEAPQGGGSAYLVDFSQSATNNVTTGISVKSCIIGAGRSNNGNTTVRGIRVNAATLINVSSSYNTSDYVVAGNAIVGLTVYGGMATDLWKEPGNGNFKIKDSGFAGKGSAGDPRWW, encoded by the coding sequence ATGCGTTATGTAATATTTTTTCTGTTCATCAGCCTGTTGGCCTGTAAGAAGAAAGAAGATGAACTGAATTTGTCCAGGCAATTCATGCCATCGGGCGATATCGCTGTCAGTACAGCCGATACCCTGGCTACATTGAGCTGGAAGGCCGCATTGTTTACAACCGGAACAGCGGTGACCTATACTGTAGCCATTTCCAACGATTCTACCTTTGCTACCACTGCACATACATTTACAACAGATACGACCGGCATCAGGATCTCAGACCATTACCTGGTAGCCAGGAAGAAGTATTATGCCCGGGTAAGGACGGATGGGAAGGATACGGCCAGCTCTTCGAAATGGGTATATAGCAAGAGTTTTACAATAACAGGAGAGCAATTGTTATTGCCGGTAGCGGATAGTAACCTTATTGATAAATCAGTGATCCTGTTATGGAAATCTACCGCCGGATTAACGAAGCTGGTATTTACCACAGGCGGGGTAGTGCGCACGGTGGGCTTAAGCGCAGGGCAGAGCATTGCCGGCCGCCTGCAGGTAGATTCATTACAGCCACTGACAACGTATACAGTAGAGATCTTTAAGGAAGACGTAAGCAAGGGCATCCTGACCTTTACCACCAAAGCTGGGGTGGCCAGCGGGCCGAATGTGATAGACCTGACAGGCATTGCAGGCGTACCATCTGTATTGCAGGATACACTGCCGAAAGTAGGAGCGGGCAGTATCATCATATTAAAAAGAGGGGAGACCTACAATATTGATATAGCTACGGAGATAGGTAAGACGGTGTCATTTGTAAGTGAGAACAGTTTCAATACGCAGCTGCCATTGATCTACTTCACGAATAATTTCAATGTGACGGCGGGCAGCGTGATTGATTCAGTTGTATTCCGGGGATTGACCTTGAGAAGTAATGATTATGCTGCCAGGTATGTGATCAATGCAAGCAATGTGGCGACCATTGGGAAGATCCTGTTTGAGAACTGTCATGTAGAGATCTTCAGGGGCGTGGTGCGCCTGCAGACCTCAGCCAGTGGTGGTACACAGGTGAGTGACTTCGTGGTAAATAATTTTGTGGTAGACAGTATTTCTAATTATGGGGTGGTGAATGTAGATAATGTGGCATGTGCCGTACAGCATATAACGATTCAGAATAGTACATTATATAAGCTGGAGAAGGTGGTGACGAGCAAGCAGAATTCAAATTCAATAGTATTGAGTAATTGCACCTTTAATGAGGCACCGCAGGGTGGCGGATCAGCTTACCTCGTTGATTTTAGTCAGTCTGCAACGAACAATGTAACGACGGGGATCAGTGTAAAGAGCTGTATTATTGGTGCCGGGAGGAGTAATAATGGGAATACGACGGTGAGGGGAATCAGGGTGAATGCGGCAACGCTGATCAATGTCAGCAGTAGTTATAATACTTCGGACTATGTGGTGGCGGGAAATGCGATTGTGGGATTGACAGTGTATGGGGGTATGGCGACGGATTTGTGGAAGGAGCCGGGGAATGGGAATTTTAAAATAAAGGATAGTGGCTTTGCTGGGAAGGGTTCAGCGGGGGATCCGCGTTGGTGGTAA
- a CDS encoding HAD family hydrolase produces the protein MKRAFIFDMNGTMIDDMEYHVHGWFNILNDDLGAGLSREAVKKEMYGKNQEVLIRIFGRDKFTAAQMDELALEKERRYQAAYRPHLSLIPGLQQFLDQSRELGIPMGIGTAAIPFNVDFTLDNLHIRAYFKAIITANDVVESKPHPETFLKAAAQMGVAPGDCIVFEDAPKGVEAAQNAGMKAVVITTMHTKEEFAAYDNIIRFVSDYTELDPAGL, from the coding sequence ATGAAACGGGCATTTATCTTCGACATGAATGGCACAATGATAGATGATATGGAATATCATGTACATGGCTGGTTTAACATCCTCAACGATGACCTGGGCGCGGGTCTTTCGCGCGAGGCAGTAAAAAAAGAAATGTACGGCAAGAACCAGGAAGTACTGATCCGGATCTTTGGCCGGGATAAGTTTACAGCAGCGCAGATGGACGAACTGGCACTTGAAAAAGAACGCCGTTACCAGGCGGCCTACCGCCCTCACCTGAGCCTGATTCCGGGATTACAGCAATTTCTGGATCAGTCACGCGAACTGGGCATCCCAATGGGGATTGGTACCGCCGCCATCCCGTTCAACGTGGATTTCACCCTTGATAACCTGCATATAAGGGCGTATTTCAAAGCTATAATCACTGCAAATGATGTGGTGGAAAGCAAACCGCATCCCGAAACTTTTCTGAAAGCAGCTGCGCAAATGGGCGTAGCACCGGGGGATTGTATCGTATTTGAAGATGCACCGAAAGGGGTGGAAGCGGCGCAGAATGCGGGTATGAAGGCTGTTGTGATCACAACTATGCATACGAAAGAGGAGTTTGCGGCTTATGATAATATCATCCGGTTTGTAAGCGACTATACGGAATTAGATCCCGCCGGACTATAA
- a CDS encoding NUDIX hydrolase — translation MTRYSRQTRMLIAVDCIIFGFDGQDLKLLLIKRGFEPEKGKWSLMGGFVQQDEGLEEAATRTLTKLTGLNGVFMEQLNAYGGPNRDPAERTLSVAYYALIDINQYKQQLSEEYKAEWFPLREAPKLIFDHAQMVAEALARLRYKAAIHPLLFELLPAKFTIPQLQILFEAVYDAGFDKRNFSRKVLSTGLLIKQKEKERATSKRGAFYYKLDKRKYSAKFHAFLNFVSDPGNLK, via the coding sequence ATGACACGTTATTCCCGGCAAACCCGGATGCTGATAGCTGTAGACTGTATAATTTTCGGTTTTGACGGACAGGATCTTAAGCTCTTGCTTATCAAGCGTGGATTTGAACCGGAAAAAGGAAAGTGGAGCCTGATGGGCGGCTTTGTACAGCAGGATGAAGGCCTCGAAGAGGCGGCGACCCGTACACTGACGAAACTAACAGGACTGAATGGCGTCTTCATGGAGCAGTTAAATGCTTATGGCGGCCCTAACCGCGATCCGGCGGAGCGAACCTTGTCTGTAGCTTATTATGCTTTGATTGACATCAATCAGTACAAACAACAACTGAGCGAGGAATACAAGGCAGAATGGTTCCCTCTGAGAGAGGCACCGAAATTGATTTTTGACCATGCACAAATGGTAGCCGAAGCATTGGCACGCTTACGTTACAAAGCAGCGATCCATCCGCTCTTGTTCGAACTGCTGCCGGCCAAGTTTACCATTCCTCAGCTGCAGATTCTTTTTGAAGCGGTATATGATGCCGGTTTTGATAAGAGGAATTTCAGCCGAAAAGTATTGTCCACAGGGTTGCTGATCAAACAAAAAGAGAAAGAGAGGGCTACTTCCAAAAGGGGAGCATTCTATTACAAGCTGGATAAGAGAAAGTACAGCGCCAAATTCCACGCCTTCCTCAACTTCGTTTCCGATCCGGGTAATCTGAAATAA
- a CDS encoding ribulokinase: MEHSYVIGVDFGTDSVRSLVVDTQTGQEAGSAVYFYPRWKKGLYCDPSIQQYRQHPKDYLEGLENSIKDALKQCPAGTAARVKGIAVDTTGSTPGPVDEHGTPLALLPGFDENPNAMFVLWKDHTANAEAALINDIAHSNGKDYTAYSGGIYSSEWFWAKILHVVQEDAAIKAAAAAWVEHCDWIPALLTGNDSIHTLLRSRCAAGHKAMWNASWNGLPPKDFLHKLNPVLDKYDQMYTDTVDATVPAGTISEEWAAKLGLPADVVIGTGAFDAHMGAVGGGIRPYSLCKVIGTSTCDILIAPLEETSDKLVKGICGQVDGSVVPDMLGLEAGQSAYGDIFAWLRKLVMGPLYDLMPDEKEKLAEVEGKLLAYLSKQAEQLPLRDNDPIAMDWFNGRRTPDANHTVKSTITGLHLGTDAVQLFKTLVEAAAFGAKAIAERFVNEGIPIQEVIALGGVAKKSGYAMQVLADVMNRPIRIVNSENACALGAAMFAAVVAGVHPDIDAAQAAMTSGFETTWFPREQHVPYYANRYEKFKEIGAFTEKLYK; the protein is encoded by the coding sequence ATGGAACATTCATATGTTATAGGTGTCGACTTCGGCACCGACTCAGTCCGCTCCCTTGTTGTAGATACGCAGACCGGTCAGGAAGCCGGCAGTGCCGTGTATTTTTACCCCCGCTGGAAAAAAGGGCTTTATTGTGACCCCAGCATCCAGCAATACCGCCAGCACCCGAAAGACTACCTGGAAGGGCTGGAAAACAGTATCAAAGATGCCCTGAAACAATGTCCTGCCGGTACCGCCGCCAGGGTGAAAGGCATCGCCGTAGATACTACCGGTAGCACCCCAGGCCCTGTTGATGAACATGGTACTCCGCTGGCATTGTTGCCGGGTTTTGACGAAAATCCCAATGCCATGTTCGTGCTTTGGAAAGACCATACTGCCAATGCGGAAGCGGCCCTGATCAATGACATCGCCCATAGCAACGGCAAGGATTACACCGCTTACAGTGGTGGCATCTATAGCAGTGAATGGTTCTGGGCCAAGATCCTGCACGTGGTACAGGAAGATGCTGCCATCAAAGCTGCAGCTGCTGCCTGGGTAGAGCATTGCGACTGGATCCCGGCCCTGCTTACCGGCAATGACAGCATCCATACCTTGCTGCGCAGCCGTTGTGCAGCAGGACATAAAGCCATGTGGAATGCCAGCTGGAATGGTTTGCCGCCGAAGGACTTCCTGCATAAACTGAACCCAGTTCTTGATAAATACGACCAGATGTATACTGACACAGTGGATGCAACTGTGCCTGCAGGTACGATCAGTGAAGAATGGGCTGCCAAACTGGGCCTGCCTGCTGATGTAGTGATCGGTACCGGTGCCTTCGATGCTCATATGGGCGCGGTAGGTGGGGGTATTCGTCCTTACTCCCTCTGTAAGGTGATCGGTACCAGCACCTGCGATATCCTGATTGCGCCGCTGGAAGAAACCAGTGACAAACTGGTAAAAGGGATCTGCGGCCAGGTAGATGGATCTGTGGTGCCTGACATGCTTGGTTTGGAAGCAGGGCAATCTGCTTATGGCGACATCTTTGCATGGTTGCGTAAACTGGTGATGGGGCCTCTGTATGACCTGATGCCGGATGAGAAGGAAAAACTGGCTGAGGTGGAAGGAAAGCTGCTGGCATACCTGTCAAAACAGGCAGAACAATTACCCCTGCGGGATAATGATCCGATTGCGATGGACTGGTTCAATGGCCGTCGTACCCCGGATGCGAATCATACAGTGAAGAGTACCATTACAGGGTTACACCTGGGTACAGATGCGGTGCAGCTCTTTAAAACTTTGGTAGAGGCGGCTGCCTTTGGTGCCAAGGCAATTGCGGAACGCTTTGTAAATGAAGGTATTCCTATCCAGGAAGTGATTGCGCTGGGTGGCGTAGCCAAGAAATCCGGCTATGCGATGCAGGTACTGGCAGATGTGATGAACAGGCCTATCCGGATTGTAAACAGTGAGAATGCCTGTGCACTGGGTGCGGCCATGTTTGCTGCAGTGGTAGCAGGGGTGCATCCGGATATTGATGCGGCGCAGGCGGCCATGACCTCTGGTTTTGAAACAACCTGGTTCCCCAGGGAGCAGCATGTGCCTTACTATGCGAATCGTTATGAGAAATTTAAGGAGATAGGTGCGTTTACAGAGAAACTTTATAAGTAG
- the araD gene encoding L-ribulose-5-phosphate 4-epimerase AraD, with translation MSHPYKELQEQAYLANMQLPALGLVLFTFGNVSVADHKAGVFAIKPSGVPYDLLSPEKMVIVDFDANNVTNNGRPSSDTKTHAVLYKHWAQVGGIVHTHSTYATAWAQAQRDIPIYGTTHADHLTSDVPCAPPMHDDMIKGNYEHETGFQIMNCLNDRKLSYEEIEMILVGNHAPFTWGKTADKAVYNAAVLEEVARMAYLTETIRPSCPRLKDSLIKKHFERKHGPDSYYGQQ, from the coding sequence ATGAGCCATCCATACAAGGAACTCCAGGAGCAGGCTTACCTCGCAAACATGCAGCTCCCTGCTTTAGGGCTGGTGCTCTTCACCTTTGGCAACGTTAGCGTAGCTGACCACAAAGCCGGGGTATTTGCCATCAAACCAAGCGGCGTGCCTTACGACCTGCTTTCGCCGGAGAAAATGGTGATTGTCGATTTCGATGCAAACAATGTCACGAACAACGGAAGACCATCGTCGGACACAAAAACCCATGCGGTCCTTTACAAGCACTGGGCACAGGTAGGCGGTATTGTACACACGCACTCCACCTATGCTACAGCCTGGGCACAGGCACAGCGGGATATTCCAATTTATGGCACCACCCATGCAGATCATCTGACCAGCGATGTGCCCTGCGCACCGCCTATGCATGATGATATGATCAAAGGGAATTATGAGCATGAAACAGGTTTCCAGATCATGAATTGTCTGAACGACAGGAAGCTGTCTTACGAAGAGATTGAAATGATCCTGGTAGGGAATCATGCGCCTTTCACCTGGGGGAAGACTGCTGATAAGGCGGTGTATAATGCAGCTGTGCTGGAAGAGGTGGCGAGAATGGCTTACCTCACGGAAACGATCCGCCCATCCTGCCCACGCCTGAAGGATTCGCTGATTAAAAAGCATTTTGAACGCAAACATGGTCCGGATTCTTATTACGGACAGCAATAG
- the araA gene encoding L-arabinose isomerase, producing MIQLKQLEAWFVTGSQHLYGEETLQQVAAHSQAIAAALDADPNIPVKIVFKPTVKTPEEIYAICQEANAAKNCIGIIAWMHTFSPAKMWIRGLKTLQRPLLHLHTQFNRDIPWGEIDMDFMNLNQSAHGDREFGFMMSRMRIERKVVCGHWQDPEVIGELNTWLRAAAGWFDWQGAKFARIGDNMREVAVTEGDKVEAELQFGYSVNGYGIGDVVAYVNQVADAAVDKLVAEYAEVYKLGATLVKGAVQHASLRDAARIELGLRAFLEEGNFKGFTDTFQDLHGMVQLPGIAVQRLMADGYGFGGEGDWKTSALVRAAKVMGAGLPGGNSFMEDYTYHFDPSNRLVLGAHMLEICSSIADAKPSCEIHPLGIGGKADPVRLVFNVDAGPAINASLIDLGNRFRLLVNEVEAVKPVAELPKLPVARVLWKPLPDMRTGCAAWIQAGGAHHTVYSQNLGSAHMQDFADMAGIEYVKIGKNTDLYQFRNELRWNDAIYLLKGQK from the coding sequence ATGATACAGTTGAAGCAACTTGAAGCCTGGTTCGTGACCGGTAGCCAGCACCTTTATGGAGAAGAAACCCTGCAGCAGGTAGCAGCCCATTCCCAGGCCATCGCTGCGGCGCTGGACGCTGATCCGAACATTCCCGTGAAGATCGTATTCAAGCCTACTGTAAAAACCCCCGAAGAAATTTATGCCATCTGCCAGGAAGCGAATGCGGCCAAAAACTGTATTGGTATCATCGCCTGGATGCATACATTCTCTCCTGCCAAAATGTGGATCAGGGGTCTGAAAACATTACAACGTCCTTTATTGCACCTCCATACCCAGTTCAACCGGGACATCCCATGGGGTGAAATCGATATGGACTTCATGAACCTGAACCAGTCCGCTCATGGTGACAGGGAGTTCGGTTTTATGATGTCACGCATGCGCATCGAGCGCAAAGTAGTATGTGGTCACTGGCAGGATCCTGAAGTGATTGGAGAACTGAATACCTGGCTCCGGGCTGCTGCGGGCTGGTTCGACTGGCAGGGTGCTAAATTTGCCCGTATTGGCGACAATATGCGCGAGGTAGCGGTAACTGAAGGCGACAAGGTAGAAGCGGAATTACAGTTCGGTTATTCAGTAAATGGTTACGGTATCGGGGATGTGGTGGCGTATGTGAACCAGGTTGCTGATGCGGCTGTTGACAAACTGGTAGCTGAATATGCGGAAGTATATAAACTGGGAGCCACCCTGGTGAAAGGTGCTGTGCAACATGCTTCCCTGCGTGATGCGGCCAGGATCGAACTGGGGCTGCGTGCATTCCTGGAAGAGGGTAATTTCAAAGGCTTCACCGATACGTTCCAGGATCTGCATGGCATGGTACAATTGCCAGGTATCGCAGTACAACGTTTGATGGCGGATGGTTATGGCTTTGGCGGTGAAGGTGACTGGAAGACTTCTGCACTGGTAAGAGCGGCAAAAGTAATGGGTGCTGGTCTGCCGGGTGGTAACTCCTTCATGGAAGATTATACTTATCATTTTGATCCATCTAACAGGCTGGTACTGGGTGCGCATATGCTGGAGATCTGTTCTTCTATTGCCGATGCGAAACCAAGTTGCGAGATCCATCCATTGGGTATTGGCGGCAAGGCAGATCCTGTAAGGCTGGTATTTAATGTAGATGCGGGGCCTGCAATCAATGCGTCATTGATTGACCTGGGTAACCGTTTCCGTTTGCTGGTGAATGAAGTGGAAGCAGTGAAGCCGGTGGCTGAGTTGCCTAAACTGCCGGTAGCAAGGGTGCTGTGGAAACCATTGCCGGATATGCGTACGGGTTGTGCGGCATGGATCCAGGCAGGCGGTGCACACCATACGGTGTATAGCCAGAACCTGGGTAGTGCGCATATGCAGGATTTTGCTGACATGGCGGGTATTGAGTATGTGAAGATTGGTAAGAATACGGATTTGTACCAGTTCAGGAATGAGCTGAGATGGAATGATGCGATCTACCTGTTGAAAGGGCAGAAATAA